Below is a window of Malus domestica chromosome 13, GDT2T_hap1 DNA.
GTGTCCCATCCCCAGCCTTTGTCTTCTTCGAAAATTACATCTCGGCTCACGACTATTTTTTAAGAAACTGGATCAAATAGTCGATAAGCCTTTGACTCCTCACTTACTCCAAGCAAGATGCACTTTGAGCTCTTGTCATCAAGCTTAACTATTTTGTTATCAGGAACATGAACATGAGAGATATATCCAAAAACCCTGAAGTGGTTCACTGATGGTTTAGATCCACTCCAAGCTTCTTTTGGAGTCATATTCTTCACTGCAAATGTCGAGCTCCTGTTTAGAACATGAATTGTCCAGTTCACTACTTCTGGCCAGAATGTCTTTGGAACCTTCTTCTCTGAAAGCATACTTCGAACCAACAGAATGTTTATCATTTTTGCAACCTAATTCTGTTGGGGAGTGTACGCAGCAGTTAACTGCCTTTGAATCCCATTGTCATCATAAAAGTTTGTGAACTCACGTGATGTGAATTCGCCCCCTCGATTAGTTCGAAGCCTCCTTACGCATGCTCcagtttctttttcaattttagcCTTGTAACTTTTGAAAGTAATAAGGGCTTCTGATTTTTCAACGAAAAAAATACACCCATGTCTTTCGGctaaattcattaataaagGTAATGAGATACCTTTTCTTGCTGTTTGAAGTAGGGTTAATTGGGCCACATATATCAGCATGTACCAGTTGAAGAATCTGAGAAACTCACCACATGCTTGCTTTTAGGAATggatctctttgttgttttcccACCAAACAGCTCTCACACACTTTCGTAGAGGCCTTGAACTATGGTAATCCTTGCACCATCTTCTTCTGTTGAAGGATCTTGAGACCATTCCAACTTAAGTGACCATACCTACGGTGCCAAAGTTGTGATTGTTCTTCAATGGCTGAGTTGAAACATTGTTGCTATTTTTGCAATGAGCGAGCAAAAATGATAAACATTATGTTGGAAGACATTTTAGTTTCCATGATTAAACCCATCTCAGGATGATAAATCTTGCATTTTCACGCTGCATGAGGATGGTAAGGCCCTTCTTTTGCAATTGACCAATGCTAAGTAAATTGTTCTTCAATTCCGGCACATAGAATACTCATGTAATCACTTGCAAGAGGCCATTAACCCAACATTCGAATATTCACTTTCCCCAGCACATCAAGGCTTGAGTTGTTTCCCATCTTCACGTATTCTCTAAAGCTTCCATCAAACTCTGAGAATAGCTCATTTTTCCCACTCATATGGTTGCTGCAACCTGAGTCAATAAACCAAAGTTCATCGCTGCCAGTTTCCTGGACATCCACATAAGCCATCAATAGCATTTCTTCACTTGCATCTGCGTAATTGACCTTTCCATCTTTGTCTTTCTTGGTACACTCCCACTGAAAATGACCAAGTTTGTGACACTTGTAGCATTCAATGGTAGACCTATCAAGGCCATACCTACCCCTTCCTCGACCTCGTCCTTGAAATGCACCATGTCCTCATCCGCTTCCCCCTGATTGATGGTCATAGGTAACCTTCAGTGCTTGTTCATCCACAGTGTGCCCACTCATCCATTGTTCATGAACCAACAAGCTACTTTGCATCTCATCAATGGACAGGGCATCCAGATTGTTAAACTCTTCAATATAGCATACAACATAGTCATATTTTGGAGTCATAGATCTCAGAATTTTCTCAATAACCCCCACATCCCCCATTATTTCTCCATGAACCCTCATCTTGTTGGCTATGGTGAGGGTCTGTGCGAAATAATCGTTCACAGATTCGCCTACCTTCATATGAAGCACTTCAAACTCTTTGCGAAGAGCTTGCAACTGTGCACACTTAACTCGTGCAGTTCCCTGATACTTCTGCTTCAATGAATCCCAAATGTCATTCGTAGTTTCTTTCTTCAGAATCGTCTTTAGGATGGAGCAATCAATAGCTTGAAACAAATAGTTCTTTGCCTTCAACAACTTTTGATCTTCGATCGTCTTCTTCTGTGCATCAGTGGGATCCACTCCTTCTACTGCTGCAGGGATCCCAGTCTCCACCAGGCTCCAATACTGCTTGGAACGCAGGAAATTCTCCATGAGCATACTCCAATGATCATAGTGTCCATCAAACATTGGTA
It encodes the following:
- the LOC139190805 gene encoding uncharacterized protein, producing MATESSFVQPAIPMFDGHYDHWSMLMENFLRSKQYWSLVETGIPAAVEGVDPTDAQKKTIEDQKLLKAKNYLFQAIDCSILKTILKKETTNDIWDSLKQKYQGTARVKCAQLQALRKEFEVLHMKVGESVNDYFAQTLTIANKMRVHGEIMGDVGVIEKILRSMTPKYDYVVCYIEEFNNLDALSIDEMQSSLLVHEQWMSGHTVDEQALKWECTKKDKDGKVNYADASEEMLLMAYVDVQETGSDELWFIDSGCSNHMSGKNELFSEFDGSFREYVKMGNNSSLDVLGKVNIRMLG